One Ooceraea biroi isolate clonal line C1 chromosome 6, Obir_v5.4, whole genome shotgun sequence genomic window carries:
- the LOC105287072 gene encoding uncharacterized protein LOC105287072 isoform X1: MIRLEDHYFNFNKILLLTTGLWPYERSKLVHLRFVLFSGILISSIIFQITVFLTSRCTPDLIIKVLSNAILFSTATAKYILFGIDFKAMKELLEQLQHIYDELKDENETAIIDKYGYDAKRVTIFVTMFGMSGASVLIIIQLSSDIVNITTTNISRPHRFLMITEYFIDQEKYFYLIMLHINITIYLSAITAIAIGTMLISFFHHICGIFKVACYRIEHSMKFNVLKHNNKLNNKMLISEKIICAIDMHRQAMKLSLGLVSRYEVMTSYLTIFGVTSLSLNLFQIFKGATSGDDIREMIPPFIYIIVIISYMFVANYLGQDLTDHNRDIIIAAYNVEWYIAPLYIQRLILFLLRKGCTDFTVNIGGLFIPSLEGFTTLVKTSASYFTVIYSTR, translated from the exons ATGATCCGTCTCGAGGATCactatttcaatttcaataaaattcttttacttaCAACCGGCTTGTGGCCATATGAACGATCGAAACTAGTCCACCTTCGGTTTGTTCTTTTCTCTGGCATTCTGATCAGCagtattatatttcag ATTACAGTATTTCTAACGTCAAGATGTACTCCGGACCTCATCATTAAAGTTCTCTCTAATGCGATTCTTTTCAGCACTGCGACAGCAAAATATATCTTGTTCGGCATTGATTTTAAAGCA ATGAAAGAATTATTAGAGCAACTTCAACATATATATGACGaattaaaagatgaaaatgaaactgctattattgataaatatggTTATGATGCAAAACGTGTTACGATTTTTGTTACAA tGTTTGGTATGTCTGGTGCATCGGTACTTATTATCATCCAATTATCGTCGGACATAGTTAATATTACAACAACAAATATATCTCGACCACATCGTTTCCTGATGATAACAGAATACTTTAtcgatcaagaaaaatatttctatttaattatgttgCACATAAACATAACAATTTACTTAAGCGCGATTACAGCAATAGCAATAGGAACAATGCtgatttcatttttccatcatATCTGTGGAATATTTAAAGTTGCCTG TTACCGTATTGAACATTCAATGAAATTCAATGTGTTGAAACATAATAACAAATTGAATAACAAAATGTTGATATCCGAAAAGATAATATGTGCCATAGATATGCACCGTCAAGCCATGAA ATTATCATTAGGTTTGGTATCCAGATATGAAGTAATGACGTCCTACTTAACAATATTTGGAGTGACTTCTTTAAGTCTCAATTTGTTTCAA atttttaaGGGTGCAACGAGTGGAGACGATATTAGAGAAATGATACCaccatttatatatataattgtcatTATCTCGTACATGTTTGTCGCAAACTACCTCGGACAAGATCTCACGGATCATAACAGAGACATAATTATTGCCGC GTACAATGTTGAGTGGTATATAGCTCCGTTATATATAcaaagattaatattgtttctatTGCGAAAGGGATGTACGGATTTCACCGTGAATATCGGTGGACTATTTATTCCGTCGTTAGAAGGTTTTACCACG CTTGTAAAAACTTCGGCGTcttattttactgttatatattcGACACGGTGA